In Nocardia asteroides, a single genomic region encodes these proteins:
- a CDS encoding RecQ family ATP-dependent DNA helicase: MPRNDTAAQRRDKGVAALWRAGKAAVRRGKTRPAARRRELCRVAKETFGWPELRTGQLDAMLPLTAGCDVLAVMPTGAGKSAIYQVPALLLDGPALIVSPLTALHRDQVQQLARTAAPPAVAINATQSAAATEQAWAALEGGTAKYLFLAPEQLAKAELLDRVAALRPGLFVVDEAHCVSAWGHDFRPDYLRLAHAAERVGRPPVLALTATANGPVREDITRVLGLRDPATIVAGFDRPNLSLTVRATRTAGDRDAAVLDLVSTGPALVYTATRRDTERLAAAFRERGVDAAAYHAGMKPAERNAVHERFRTDRVAVVVATSAFGMGIDKPGVRAVVHAAAPDSLDSYYQQIGRAGRDGDPAEAILCFRAEDLGLQRFLTSRQVDTDGLRALARTLHGRKEPATLAELTAASERSRRRTLNNLNLLEAAGQVESTADGRFRGTGDDPDAAPERAAEIAERRLQLDRSRLETMRAYAETPLCRRQFLLGYFGEVREEQCGNCDTCLAGTAPPIEHVDGPFPAGAAVRHPVFGDGEVVRREPETVTVLFTEAGYRSLSLAAVEEGDLLSER; encoded by the coding sequence GTGCCCCGTAACGACACCGCCGCACAGCGGCGCGACAAAGGCGTCGCCGCGCTCTGGCGCGCAGGAAAGGCCGCCGTGCGGCGCGGCAAGACCCGTCCGGCCGCGCGGCGGCGCGAACTCTGCCGGGTCGCGAAGGAGACCTTCGGCTGGCCGGAGCTGCGCACCGGCCAGCTCGACGCCATGCTCCCGCTCACCGCGGGGTGCGACGTGCTCGCCGTCATGCCGACCGGGGCGGGGAAATCCGCGATCTACCAGGTGCCCGCGCTGCTGCTGGACGGCCCGGCGCTGATCGTCTCCCCGCTCACCGCGCTGCACCGCGACCAGGTGCAGCAGCTGGCGCGGACCGCAGCGCCGCCCGCCGTCGCGATCAACGCCACCCAGTCCGCCGCCGCCACCGAGCAGGCGTGGGCCGCACTCGAGGGCGGCACCGCGAAGTACCTGTTCCTGGCCCCCGAGCAGCTCGCCAAGGCCGAGCTGCTGGACCGGGTGGCGGCGCTGCGCCCCGGGCTCTTCGTGGTGGACGAGGCGCACTGCGTCTCGGCCTGGGGCCACGACTTCCGCCCGGACTACCTGCGGCTCGCGCACGCCGCCGAGCGGGTCGGCAGGCCGCCGGTGCTCGCGCTCACCGCCACCGCCAACGGCCCCGTGCGCGAGGACATCACCCGCGTGCTCGGCCTGCGCGACCCGGCCACGATCGTCGCGGGCTTCGACCGGCCCAACCTCTCGCTGACCGTGCGCGCCACCCGCACCGCGGGCGACCGCGACGCCGCCGTGCTCGACCTCGTCAGCACCGGCCCGGCCCTGGTCTACACCGCCACCCGCCGCGACACCGAGCGGCTCGCCGCCGCCTTCCGCGAGCGCGGGGTCGACGCCGCCGCCTACCACGCGGGCATGAAGCCCGCCGAGCGCAACGCGGTGCACGAGCGGTTCCGCACCGACCGGGTCGCGGTGGTGGTCGCGACCTCGGCCTTCGGCATGGGCATCGACAAGCCCGGCGTCCGCGCCGTCGTGCACGCCGCCGCCCCGGACTCGCTGGACTCCTACTACCAGCAGATCGGCCGCGCGGGCCGGGACGGCGACCCGGCCGAGGCGATCCTCTGCTTCCGCGCCGAGGACCTCGGGCTGCAGCGCTTCCTCACCAGCCGCCAGGTGGACACCGACGGCCTGCGCGCCCTCGCCCGCACCCTGCACGGCAGGAAGGAGCCCGCGACGCTCGCCGAGCTCACCGCGGCGAGCGAGCGCTCGCGCCGCCGCACGCTCAACAACCTGAACCTGCTCGAGGCCGCCGGGCAGGTGGAGAGCACCGCCGACGGCCGCTTCCGCGGCACCGGCGACGACCCCGACGCCGCGCCCGAGCGCGCCGCCGAGATCGCCGAGCGCCGCCTGCAGCTCGACCGCTCCCGGCTGGAGACCATGCGCGCCTACGCCGAGACCCCGCTCTGCCGCAGGCAATTCCTGCTCGGCTACTTCGGCGAGGTGCGCGAGGAGCAGTGCGGCAACTGCGACACCTGCCTGGCGGGCACCGCGCCGCCGATCGAGCACGTGGACGGCCCGTTCCCGGCCGGCGCGGCGGTGCGGCACCCGGTCTTCGGCGACGGCGAGGTGGTCCGGCGCGAACCGGAGACGGTGACGGTGCTCTTCACCGAGGCCGGGTACCGCAGCCTGTCGCTGGCCGCGGTCGAGGAGGGCGACCTGCTGAGCGAGCGCTGA
- a CDS encoding cytochrome P450 family protein: MAIDPMVGDLAGETDRLRAAGPLTRIELLGVPAWTVTEHNLARQLLTDPRLVKDIGSWKLFTDGIVTREWPLIGMIDVKRSMFTVDGAAHRRLRIKTTQALSRRRLDALRPIVERYVAELLDDLEAAGAAGEPVDLKQVFAYPLPMRVVSELMGVPHTDNEQLLTWYKAFFSLLTPQDERLATIDELTTYYTALVRKKTATPADDLTSALIHENGDGEEPLTEEEVIGNLEALVAAGHETTVNLILATVRALLSNPEQLERIRADEVSWADAIEETLRFDGPVIHLLMRFATEDIVLDQGVIPAGDGVVISYRAIGRDTGVHGADADVYDSSRPTAHRNISFGFGPHICPGATLARLEAAVALPALFARFPNLRAAGDLAALPNMPVLTQNDLSALPVLLT; encoded by the coding sequence ATGGCCATCGATCCGATGGTCGGCGATCTCGCGGGTGAGACCGATCGGCTGCGCGCGGCGGGCCCGCTGACCCGCATCGAGCTGCTCGGCGTGCCCGCCTGGACCGTCACCGAGCACAACCTGGCCAGGCAGCTGCTGACCGACCCGCGGCTGGTCAAGGACATCGGCTCCTGGAAGCTGTTCACCGACGGCATCGTCACCAGGGAGTGGCCGCTGATCGGGATGATCGACGTCAAGCGCTCGATGTTCACCGTGGACGGCGCCGCACACCGCAGGCTCCGGATCAAGACCACGCAGGCGCTGTCGCGGCGCAGGCTCGACGCGCTGCGCCCGATCGTCGAGCGCTACGTCGCCGAGCTCCTCGACGACCTCGAGGCCGCGGGCGCCGCCGGCGAGCCGGTCGACCTCAAGCAGGTCTTCGCCTACCCGCTGCCCATGCGCGTCGTCAGCGAGCTCATGGGCGTGCCGCACACCGACAACGAGCAGCTGCTCACCTGGTACAAGGCGTTCTTCTCGCTGCTCACCCCGCAGGACGAGCGGCTGGCCACCATCGACGAGCTGACCACCTACTACACCGCGCTGGTCCGCAAGAAGACCGCGACCCCGGCCGACGACCTCACCTCCGCGCTGATCCACGAGAACGGTGACGGCGAGGAGCCGCTCACCGAGGAGGAGGTGATCGGCAACCTGGAGGCGCTGGTCGCCGCGGGCCACGAGACCACCGTCAACCTGATCCTGGCCACCGTGCGGGCGCTGCTGAGCAACCCCGAGCAGCTGGAGCGGATCCGCGCCGACGAGGTCTCCTGGGCCGACGCCATCGAGGAGACGCTGCGCTTCGACGGGCCGGTGATCCACCTGCTCATGCGCTTCGCCACCGAGGACATCGTGCTGGACCAGGGCGTCATCCCGGCCGGTGACGGCGTGGTGATCTCCTACCGGGCGATCGGCCGCGACACCGGCGTGCACGGCGCGGACGCCGACGTCTACGACAGCAGCCGCCCCACCGCGCACCGCAACATCTCCTTCGGCTTCGGCCCGCACATCTGCCCCGGCGCCACCCTGGCGCGGCTGGAGGCAGCGGTCGCGCTGCCCGCGCTCTTCGCCCGCTTCCCGAATCTGCGCGCGGCAGGCGACCTCGCGGCGCTGCCGAACATGCCGGTGCTCACCCAGAACGACCTCTCCGCGCTGCCGGTCCTGCTCACCTGA
- a CDS encoding helix-turn-helix domain-containing protein, with protein MTNDDNSGFAEFLAAERGPTVLRVALGSRLRQLRQDCDISREAAGYAIRGSHAKISRLELGRTGFKERDLRDLLTLYGVEDPEARAPFLAMAKRANDPGWWQSYSDLLPSWFETYIGLEQAATTIRTYEAQFIPGLLQTPDYARAVIELGNSDETDRRVDMRMRRQRILTRHAPPTLWSVVDENALRRPVGGADVLREQVAHLVAMAEHAHVRIQVLPYAAGGHSAAGGPFSILRFPEPELPDIVYTEQLTSSIYLDKQRDVELYLAVMNRLAVQALSPAESTGFLEDLLREMR; from the coding sequence ATGACCAACGACGACAACAGCGGCTTCGCGGAGTTCCTCGCGGCCGAGCGGGGGCCGACGGTGCTGCGCGTCGCACTGGGGAGCAGGCTGCGGCAGCTGCGCCAGGATTGCGACATCAGCCGGGAGGCGGCGGGGTACGCCATCCGCGGTTCGCACGCCAAGATCAGCAGGCTCGAGCTCGGGCGCACCGGGTTCAAGGAGCGGGACCTGCGCGATCTGCTGACCCTCTACGGGGTCGAGGATCCGGAGGCGCGCGCGCCGTTCCTGGCGATGGCCAAGCGCGCGAACGACCCGGGCTGGTGGCAGAGCTACAGCGACCTGCTGCCCAGCTGGTTCGAGACCTACATCGGGCTGGAGCAGGCGGCCACCACGATCCGCACCTACGAGGCGCAGTTCATCCCCGGGCTGCTGCAGACCCCGGACTACGCCCGCGCGGTGATCGAGCTGGGCAACTCCGACGAGACCGACCGCCGGGTGGACATGCGGATGCGCAGGCAGCGCATCCTGACCAGGCACGCCCCGCCGACGCTGTGGTCGGTGGTGGACGAGAACGCGCTGCGCCGCCCGGTCGGCGGCGCCGATGTCCTGCGCGAGCAGGTGGCGCACCTGGTGGCGATGGCCGAGCACGCGCACGTGCGGATCCAGGTGCTGCCCTACGCCGCGGGCGGGCACTCGGCGGCGGGCGGCCCGTTCAGCATCCTGCGCTTCCCGGAGCCGGAGCTGCCCGACATCGTCTACACCGAGCAGCTCACCAGCTCCATCTACCTGGACAAGCAGCGCGACGTCGAGCTGTACCTGGCGGTCATGAACCGGCTCGCGGTGCAGGCGCTCTCGCCCGCGGAGAGCACCGGCTTCCTGGAGGACCTGCTGCGCGAGATGCGCTGA
- a CDS encoding cytochrome P450 — translation MTRPDNTARVPGCPVNPQAVPLGGPRFHTEPHRLYTEMRRDHGPVVSVELPGGVPAWLVIGYRELHQVTSDPDLFPRDVGLWNQWPHIPEDWPLLPMVGRPMPSLYFSAGAEHRRHLAMVEPALEAVDPFALRRTCELLADRLVDSFCGRGEADLVAEYAEPLPVLALAWMLGFPDDDGARLAWTMKTLADGGADAQAAHLSFGELMQNLLAMARSRRGDDLVARLLAHPERFSDEEYVLDLMAITAAGYLPTADWIGNSVRLMLTDNRFAAALGAGRHSIGQAMNEVLWEDTPTQILAGRWAARDTRLGDETIRAGDMLLLGLAAANADPHVRQHADGAGGRADPTYSGNSAHFAFSHGEYRCPYPAQQIAEIIARTGLEVLLDRLPDLDLAVAPGSLVRRPSAFLRGMTSLPVHFTPVPAVGGFL, via the coding sequence GTGACCCGCCCGGACAACACCGCCCGCGTACCGGGCTGCCCGGTGAACCCGCAGGCGGTGCCGCTCGGCGGCCCCCGCTTCCACACCGAGCCGCACCGGCTCTACACCGAGATGCGCCGCGACCACGGCCCGGTCGTCTCCGTCGAGCTGCCCGGCGGGGTGCCCGCCTGGCTCGTCATCGGCTACCGCGAGCTGCACCAGGTGACCAGCGACCCCGACCTCTTCCCGCGCGACGTCGGGCTGTGGAACCAGTGGCCGCACATCCCCGAGGACTGGCCGCTGCTGCCCATGGTCGGGCGGCCCATGCCCTCGCTCTACTTCAGCGCGGGCGCCGAGCACCGCAGGCACCTGGCCATGGTCGAGCCCGCGCTGGAGGCGGTCGACCCGTTCGCGCTGCGCCGCACCTGCGAGCTGCTCGCCGACCGGCTCGTCGACAGCTTCTGCGGCCGCGGCGAGGCCGACCTGGTCGCCGAGTACGCCGAGCCGCTCCCGGTGCTCGCCCTGGCCTGGATGCTCGGCTTCCCTGACGACGACGGCGCGCGGCTGGCCTGGACCATGAAGACCCTCGCCGACGGCGGCGCCGACGCCCAGGCCGCGCACCTCTCCTTCGGCGAGCTGATGCAGAACCTGCTCGCGATGGCCAGGTCCCGGCGCGGCGACGACCTGGTGGCCAGGCTGCTCGCGCACCCCGAGCGCTTCTCCGACGAGGAGTACGTGCTCGACCTCATGGCGATCACCGCGGCCGGGTACCTGCCCACCGCGGACTGGATCGGCAACTCGGTGCGGCTCATGCTCACCGACAACCGCTTCGCCGCCGCGCTCGGCGCCGGGCGGCACAGCATCGGCCAGGCCATGAACGAGGTGCTCTGGGAGGACACCCCCACCCAGATCCTGGCCGGGCGCTGGGCCGCCCGCGACACCAGGCTCGGCGACGAGACCATCAGGGCGGGCGACATGCTGCTGCTCGGGCTGGCCGCCGCCAACGCCGACCCGCACGTGCGCCAGCACGCCGACGGCGCCGGAGGCCGCGCCGACCCGACCTACTCCGGCAACAGCGCGCACTTCGCGTTCAGCCACGGCGAGTACCGCTGCCCGTACCCGGCGCAGCAGATCGCCGAGATCATCGCCAGGACCGGGCTCGAGGTGCTGCTGGACCGGCTGCCCGACCTGGATCTGGCGGTCGCCCCCGGCAGCCTGGTGCGCAGACCGTCGGCCTTCCTGCGCGGAATGACTTCGCTCCCTGTACATTTCACGCCAGTCCCCGCAGTCGGAGGTTTTCTGTGA
- a CDS encoding cyclopropane mycolic acid synthase family methyltransferase, which produces MPGLAPFYSDVQSHYDLSDDFFALFLDPTRTYSCAYFERPDMTLEQAQRAKVDLALGKCDIEPGMTLLDVGCGWGSVMLRAMERYDANVVGLTLSKNQHEHVADLLERHRGTRSAEVLLQGWEEFDRPVDRIVSIGAFEHFRRERYDQFFDRCHAILPADGKMLLHTIVQFDRHEIRAKGLPIDREVLEFARFIAREIFPGGELPQPEWVIEGAQRAGFEVTRVHPLGPNYAITLDRWAEALRAHRDEAIALTSPQTYDTYIKYLTGCAEFFRDGYIDVMQFSLAKPGAVSRR; this is translated from the coding sequence GTGCCCGGTTTGGCTCCGTTCTACTCCGATGTCCAGTCGCACTACGATCTGTCCGACGACTTCTTCGCGCTCTTCCTAGACCCGACCCGGACCTACAGCTGCGCCTACTTCGAACGTCCGGATATGACGCTGGAGCAGGCACAACGCGCGAAGGTCGACCTGGCGCTCGGCAAGTGCGACATCGAGCCGGGGATGACGCTGCTCGATGTGGGCTGCGGCTGGGGCTCGGTCATGCTGCGCGCGATGGAGCGCTACGACGCGAACGTCGTCGGGCTCACGTTGAGCAAGAACCAGCACGAGCACGTCGCCGACCTGCTCGAGCGGCACCGCGGCACGCGCAGTGCCGAGGTGTTGCTGCAGGGCTGGGAGGAGTTCGACCGGCCGGTCGACCGGATCGTCAGCATCGGCGCCTTCGAGCACTTCCGCCGGGAGCGCTACGACCAGTTCTTCGACCGCTGTCACGCCATCCTGCCCGCGGACGGCAAGATGCTGCTGCACACCATCGTGCAGTTCGACCGGCACGAGATCAGGGCGAAGGGGCTGCCGATCGACCGGGAGGTGCTGGAGTTCGCCCGCTTCATCGCGCGCGAGATCTTCCCGGGCGGCGAGCTGCCGCAGCCGGAGTGGGTCATCGAGGGCGCGCAGCGGGCCGGGTTCGAGGTCACCCGGGTCCACCCGCTCGGCCCGAACTACGCCATCACCCTGGACCGCTGGGCCGAGGCGCTGCGCGCGCACCGCGACGAGGCCATCGCGCTGACCTCGCCGCAGACCTACGACACCTACATCAAGTACCTGACCGGCTGCGCCGAGTTCTTCCGCGACGGTTACATCGACGTCATGCAGTTCAGCCTGGCCAAGCCCGGCGCGGTCAGTCGACGGTGA
- a CDS encoding cytochrome P450: MTGSDPRAHTGAVPLVGPRFHTDPQRLYAEMRLEHGPVVPVELPGGIPAWLVIGYRELHQVVTDTEMFPRDVSLWNQWPAIPADWPLLPMVGRHFTSPEQSRRHIAAVEPALAAVDAFALRNSCEALADRLIDGFCGLGRADLVAEFAEPIPALALALTLGFPPEAGDELARSMKAMADGGADAQAAHVGFAEHFGALLGRARAHPGEDLASGLLRRPGSFTDDEEYVLVLMAIMLAGHLTTADWLSNTVRLMLTDDRFAAALGAGRHSVGQAMNEVLWDDTPSQILCGRWASRDTRLADRQIRAGDMLMLGLAAANADPHIRQHVDGTVGGDPVYSGNQAHCSFGYGLHRCPDPAQQIAEIIARTSIEVLLDRLPDLDLAVPAAALTRRPSPFLRGTTALPVRFTPVPAIGAAR; the protein is encoded by the coding sequence TTGACCGGGTCCGACCCGAGGGCGCACACCGGCGCGGTGCCGCTGGTCGGCCCGCGCTTCCACACCGACCCGCAGCGGCTCTACGCGGAGATGCGGCTGGAGCACGGCCCGGTGGTGCCGGTGGAGCTGCCCGGCGGGATTCCGGCGTGGCTGGTGATCGGGTACCGAGAACTGCACCAGGTGGTCACCGACACCGAGATGTTCCCGCGCGACGTCTCGCTGTGGAACCAGTGGCCGGCGATTCCGGCGGACTGGCCGCTGCTGCCCATGGTCGGCAGGCACTTCACCTCCCCCGAGCAGTCGCGCAGGCACATCGCGGCGGTGGAGCCCGCGCTGGCGGCGGTGGACGCCTTCGCGCTGCGCAATTCCTGTGAGGCACTGGCGGATCGGCTGATCGACGGCTTCTGCGGCCTGGGCCGGGCCGATCTGGTCGCCGAGTTCGCCGAGCCCATCCCGGCGCTGGCGCTGGCCCTGACCCTCGGCTTCCCGCCGGAGGCGGGCGACGAGCTGGCCCGGTCGATGAAGGCCATGGCCGACGGCGGCGCCGACGCGCAGGCCGCGCACGTCGGCTTCGCCGAGCACTTCGGCGCGCTGCTCGGCCGGGCCCGCGCGCATCCGGGCGAGGACCTCGCCAGCGGGCTGCTGCGCCGCCCCGGCTCCTTCACCGACGACGAGGAGTACGTCCTCGTGCTCATGGCGATCATGCTCGCCGGGCACCTGACCACCGCGGACTGGCTGAGCAACACGGTGCGGCTGATGCTCACCGACGACCGTTTCGCCGCCGCGCTCGGCGCCGGGCGGCACAGCGTCGGGCAGGCCATGAACGAGGTGCTCTGGGACGACACCCCGAGCCAGATCCTCTGCGGGCGCTGGGCTTCCCGCGACACCCGGCTCGCCGACCGGCAGATCCGCGCCGGTGACATGCTCATGCTCGGGCTGGCCGCGGCCAATGCCGATCCGCACATCCGCCAGCACGTCGACGGCACGGTCGGCGGGGATCCGGTGTACAGCGGCAACCAGGCGCACTGCTCCTTCGGGTACGGCCTGCACCGCTGCCCCGATCCCGCGCAGCAGATCGCGGAGATCATCGCCCGCACCTCCATCGAGGTGCTGCTGGACCGGCTGCCCGATCTCGACCTCGCGGTGCCCGCCGCGGCTCTGACCCGGCGGCCGTCGCCGTTCCTGCGCGGCACCACCGCGCTGCCCGTCCGCTTCACCCCGGTGCCCGCCATCGGCGCCGCCCGGTGA
- a CDS encoding DUF6081 family protein has product MTGYDDLTGPAVDPERWQYLEVPLGPDETWRYADPAAEITVSGGAVAVRIPEFTLANPAVQILDNPKFLMVSTAEFDLTAGPRTFGVRMAATNLGTDGADYRDGFAAFNVLDMATAQVFDAIATGSHAYAIHERLLVPGVVDPADAFTHVAHAPLAGEAVKAGEFQHYAVTIDRAAERVEWRAGGALVYTVRAAALPERVRIGFGIITLHPLADGRSTSLRGQGLAAAWRDFTVD; this is encoded by the coding sequence ATGACCGGCTACGACGACCTCACCGGCCCCGCCGTCGACCCCGAGCGCTGGCAGTACCTCGAGGTCCCGCTCGGCCCGGACGAGACCTGGCGCTACGCCGACCCGGCCGCCGAGATCACCGTCTCCGGCGGCGCCGTCGCGGTGCGCATCCCGGAGTTCACGCTGGCCAACCCGGCGGTGCAGATCCTGGACAACCCCAAATTCCTCATGGTCTCCACCGCCGAGTTCGACCTCACCGCGGGCCCGCGCACCTTCGGCGTGCGGATGGCCGCGACCAACCTCGGCACCGACGGCGCCGACTACCGCGACGGCTTCGCCGCCTTCAACGTGCTCGACATGGCCACCGCGCAGGTCTTCGACGCCATCGCCACCGGCAGCCACGCCTACGCCATCCACGAGCGGCTCCTCGTCCCCGGCGTGGTCGACCCGGCCGACGCCTTCACCCACGTCGCGCACGCCCCGCTCGCGGGCGAGGCGGTGAAGGCCGGGGAGTTCCAGCACTACGCGGTCACCATCGACCGCGCGGCCGAGCGGGTCGAGTGGCGGGCGGGCGGCGCGCTCGTCTACACCGTGCGCGCCGCCGCGCTGCCGGAGCGGGTGCGGATCGGCTTCGGCATCATCACCCTGCACCCGCTCGCCGACGGACGCAGCACCTCGCTGCGCGGTCAGGGGCTCGCCGCCGCCTGGCGCGACTTCACCGTCGACTGA
- a CDS encoding SAM-dependent methyltransferase, with protein sequence MSEATPQTGVRAPVGVDTTRASIARVYDATLGGKDNYPIDREVRDRVAEVAPRQSDVARMNRRWLHRVVRYLAGTAGIDQFLDIGAGLPTVGNTHEIAQQQNPEATVVYVDNDPVCNAHGRVLLEQNEFTHFVPADLTEPDTLLRHSEVTAHLDLERPLALILCGILHHVDDALDPAGIMRHYIEALPPGSYVGITHFYDPADGGAAHDMALELQRRFTEMGLGSGWYRTAEQIATFFGDLEIVEPGLVELDDWWPPGPALRPRRTEERLLLGGLGYKPEQLR encoded by the coding sequence ATGTCCGAAGCCACACCGCAGACCGGCGTTCGCGCCCCGGTCGGCGTGGACACCACCCGGGCCAGCATCGCCCGCGTCTACGACGCCACCCTCGGCGGCAAGGACAACTACCCGATCGATCGCGAGGTGCGCGACCGGGTCGCCGAGGTCGCACCCAGGCAGAGCGACGTCGCCAGGATGAACCGGCGCTGGCTGCACCGCGTGGTGCGCTACCTGGCCGGTACCGCCGGCATCGACCAGTTCCTCGACATCGGCGCCGGGCTGCCGACCGTCGGCAACACCCACGAGATCGCCCAGCAGCAGAACCCCGAGGCCACCGTGGTCTACGTGGACAACGACCCGGTCTGCAACGCGCACGGCCGGGTGCTGCTGGAGCAGAACGAGTTCACCCACTTCGTCCCGGCCGACCTCACCGAGCCGGACACCCTGCTGCGGCACTCCGAGGTCACCGCGCACCTCGACCTCGAGCGCCCGCTCGCGCTCATCCTCTGCGGCATCCTGCACCACGTCGACGACGCGCTCGACCCGGCGGGCATCATGCGCCACTACATCGAGGCGCTGCCGCCCGGCTCCTACGTCGGCATCACGCACTTCTACGACCCCGCCGACGGCGGCGCCGCGCACGACATGGCGCTCGAGCTGCAGCGCCGCTTCACCGAGATGGGGCTCGGCTCCGGCTGGTACCGCACCGCCGAGCAGATCGCCACCTTCTTCGGCGACCTCGAGATCGTCGAGCCCGGCCTGGTCGAGCTGGACGACTGGTGGCCGCCCGGCCCCGCCCTTCGTCCCAGGCGCACCGAGGAGCGGCTGCTGCTCGGCGGCCTCGGCTACAAGCCGGAGCAGCTGCGATGA